In Malus sylvestris chromosome 15, drMalSylv7.2, whole genome shotgun sequence, a single genomic region encodes these proteins:
- the LOC126601167 gene encoding glutamate receptor 2.7-like: MQAIIGLESSMQASFVIELGDKAQVPIISFSATSPSFQGSYFFRIAQNDSSQVKAISSIIQAFGWSEAVPISVDNEFGKGVIPYLTTALQSVGARVPYWSSIPSISTDEEIVAELRKLMSMRTRVFIVHMSPYLGSRFFSKAKDFGMMDEGYLESFRARWQTKFQQDNPTIPSVKLDVFGLWAYDAAWALAMAAEKVGITNFRVQKINNSGNSTGSKRLEVSQSGTELVRELSGTRFQGLLGDFSLINKQLQSSTFQVVNVNDNGERGIGYWTPKTGLVRNIKSDKNTSRHFTSNASLGPFIWPEDTTSVPRGWQISANGTLRIGVPVKGAYDELVSVKHDPSTNTTNITGYCIDVFTAKYDAAVGDITIRGNKSLFVDFTLPYTEAGVSMVVPFKGNTGAKNTWVFLKPLTWDLWATSACFFIFIGYVVWFLEHPINKDFQGSPRHQIGTSV, encoded by the exons atgcAAGCCATCATAGGGTTAGAATCATCAATGCAAGCCAGCTTTGTAATTGAGCTTGGAGATAAAGCTCAGGTGCCCATAATCTCATTTTCCGCAACAAGCCCTTCTTTTCAAGGTTCATACTTTTTCCGAATTGCACAAAATGACTCATCTCAAGTTAAAGCCATTAGTAGTATCATCCAAGCCTTTGGTTGGAGTGAAGCAGTGCCCATCAGCGTTGACAATGAGTTCGGAAAAGGAGTAATACCTTACCTGACTACTGCTTTGCAATCAGTTGGTGCTCGTGTGCCCTACTGGAGTTCCATTCCTTCAATCTCCACTGATGAGGAAATTGTTGCAGAGCTTCGCAAGTTGATGTCAATGAGAACCAGGGTCTTCATAGTGCATATGTCCCCATATCTTGGCTCTCGGTTTTTCTCTAAAGCAAAAGACTTTGGCATGATGGATGAAGGCTAT CTTGAAAGTTTTAGAGCTAGATGGCAAACAAAAttccaacaagacaatccaactATCCCTAGTGTTAAACTGGATGTTTTTGGATTGTGGGCATACGATGCCGCTTGGGCACTAGCCATGGCTGCTGAGAAGGTTGGAATAACAAACTTCCGCGTCCAGAAGATTAACAATTCTGGCAATTCCACTGGTTCAAAGAGATTAGAGGTCTCTCAAAGTGGTACTGAACTTGTCCGAGAACTATCAGGTACAAGATTCCAAGGTCTTTTGGGAGATTTCAGCCTTATTAATAAGCAACTACAATCATCAACTTTTCAGGTAGTTAATGTGAATGATAATGGGGAAAGAGGGATTGGATATTGGACACCCAAAACTGGACTTGTAAGAAACATTAAATCGGACAAAAATACAAGCAGACACTTTACTTCTAATGCCAGTCTTGGACCTTTTATATGGCCTGAAGACACCACCTCGGTTCCAAGGGGTTGGCAGATTAGTGCGAATGGGACCTTAAGAATTGGAGTCCCGGTGAAGGGAGCATATGACGAACTTGTAAGTGTgaaacatgatccaagcactaATACAACCAATATCACTGGATACTGCATTGACGTCTTTACTGCG AAATATGATGCTGCAGTTGGAGATATTACCATTAGAGGAAATAAATCTTTGTTTGTTGACTTTACATTGCCATACACAGAAGCAGGGGTATCGATGGTCGTGCCTTTCAAAGGAAATACAGGTGCCAAAAACACATGGGTGTTCCTGAAGCCTTTGACTTGGGACCTTTGGGCAACTAGTGCCTGTTTTTTCATATTCATTGGTTATGTGGTCTGGTTTCTTGAACATCCAATAAACAAAGACTTTCAGGGGTCTCCGCGTCACCAAATTGGCACAAGCGTTTAG
- the LOC126603747 gene encoding uncharacterized protein LOC126603747 isoform X2, protein MLFLLKTCHKFKARRDLESKTEQLLHSEMTPTTQQTQLLQFQLQFLKKELGTSFSHNMDDECKKLIHRITPPSCIHNCPTFCSCIHNCPRHSLEFITTKGQIFLLWKHLKLGTSLVSKLYIQHCLAACSKLCLTGIPLNTAFILLIDVFLEGGDVIIRKSRVL, encoded by the exons ATGCTATTCTTGCTGAAGACCTGCCAT AAATTCAAAGCACGCAGAGATCTCGAGTCAAAAACAGAG CAACTCTTGCACAGCGAAATGACTCCCACCACCCAACAAACGCAACTGCTACAATTTCAATTGCAGTTCTTGAAGAAAG AACTTGGAACCAGCTTTTCACATAACATGGATGATGAATGCAAGAAACTCATACACAGAATAACTCCACCAAG TTGTATTCACAACTGTCCAACATTTTGCAGTTGTATTCACAACTGTCCAAGACACTCTCTGGAATTTATTACAACAAAAGGTCAAATTTTCCTTCTTTGGAAACACCTCAAGCTAGGAACAAGTTTGGTATCCAAGCTTTACATTCAACATTGTTTAGCAGCATGTAGCAAGCTTTGTTTGACTGGTATACCTCTCAATACTGCATTT ATTTTACTGATTGATGTATTTCTTGAAGGTGGTGATGTAATCATAAGAAAAAGTCGAGTTCTTTAG
- the LOC126603747 gene encoding uncharacterized protein LOC126603747 isoform X3, producing MLFLLKTCHKFKARRDLESKTEQLLHSEMTPTTQQTQLLQFQLQFLKKELGTSFSHNMDDECKKLIHRITPPSCIHNCPRHSLEFITTKGQIFLLWKHLKLGTSLVSKLYIQHCLAACSKLCLTGIPLNTAFILLIDVFLEGGDVIIRKSRVL from the exons ATGCTATTCTTGCTGAAGACCTGCCAT AAATTCAAAGCACGCAGAGATCTCGAGTCAAAAACAGAG CAACTCTTGCACAGCGAAATGACTCCCACCACCCAACAAACGCAACTGCTACAATTTCAATTGCAGTTCTTGAAGAAAG AACTTGGAACCAGCTTTTCACATAACATGGATGATGAATGCAAGAAACTCATACACAGAATAACTCCACCAAG TTGTATTCACAACTGTCCAAGACACTCTCTGGAATTTATTACAACAAAAGGTCAAATTTTCCTTCTTTGGAAACACCTCAAGCTAGGAACAAGTTTGGTATCCAAGCTTTACATTCAACATTGTTTAGCAGCATGTAGCAAGCTTTGTTTGACTGGTATACCTCTCAATACTGCATTT ATTTTACTGATTGATGTATTTCTTGAAGGTGGTGATGTAATCATAAGAAAAAGTCGAGTTCTTTAG
- the LOC126603747 gene encoding uncharacterized protein LOC126603747 isoform X4: MLFLLKTCHKFKARRDLESKTEQLLHSEMTPTTQQTQLLQFQLQFLKKELGTSFSHNMDDECKKLIHRITPPSCIHNCPRHSLEFITTKGQIFLLWKHLKLGTSLVSKLYIQHCLAACSKLCLTGGDVIIRKSRVL; encoded by the exons ATGCTATTCTTGCTGAAGACCTGCCAT AAATTCAAAGCACGCAGAGATCTCGAGTCAAAAACAGAG CAACTCTTGCACAGCGAAATGACTCCCACCACCCAACAAACGCAACTGCTACAATTTCAATTGCAGTTCTTGAAGAAAG AACTTGGAACCAGCTTTTCACATAACATGGATGATGAATGCAAGAAACTCATACACAGAATAACTCCACCAAG TTGTATTCACAACTGTCCAAGACACTCTCTGGAATTTATTACAACAAAAGGTCAAATTTTCCTTCTTTGGAAACACCTCAAGCTAGGAACAAGTTTGGTATCCAAGCTTTACATTCAACATTGTTTAGCAGCATGTAGCAAGCTTTGTTTGACTG GTGGTGATGTAATCATAAGAAAAAGTCGAGTTCTTTAG
- the LOC126603747 gene encoding uncharacterized protein LOC126603747 isoform X1: MLFLLKTCHKFKARRDLESKTEVPIPFCSIFALFYLCFHFWQLLHSEMTPTTQQTQLLQFQLQFLKKELGTSFSHNMDDECKKLIHRITPPSCIHNCPTFCSCIHNCPRHSLEFITTKGQIFLLWKHLKLGTSLVSKLYIQHCLAACSKLCLTGGDVIIRKSRVL, encoded by the exons ATGCTATTCTTGCTGAAGACCTGCCAT AAATTCAAAGCACGCAGAGATCTCGAGTCAAAAACAGAGGTACCCATCCCCTTTTGTTCgatttttgctttgttttatcTCTGTTTTCATTTTTGG CAACTCTTGCACAGCGAAATGACTCCCACCACCCAACAAACGCAACTGCTACAATTTCAATTGCAGTTCTTGAAGAAAG AACTTGGAACCAGCTTTTCACATAACATGGATGATGAATGCAAGAAACTCATACACAGAATAACTCCACCAAG TTGTATTCACAACTGTCCAACATTTTGCAGTTGTATTCACAACTGTCCAAGACACTCTCTGGAATTTATTACAACAAAAGGTCAAATTTTCCTTCTTTGGAAACACCTCAAGCTAGGAACAAGTTTGGTATCCAAGCTTTACATTCAACATTGTTTAGCAGCATGTAGCAAGCTTTGTTTGACTG GTGGTGATGTAATCATAAGAAAAAGTCGAGTTCTTTAG